The genomic region CAGAGCAGGAGAGGGCTTTCCACGAAGGCAGGAGCAAGGTAAGCTGGCCCGAGAGCTGGCACAACCAGAGCCCGAGCCTGGCGGTGGATGTCATACCTTACCCCGTGGACTGGCAGGACATGAGGCGGTTTTATCACTTCGGCGGCTACGTAAGATCCGTGGCGGACCGGCTCGGGGTAAAGATAAGGTGGGGAGGGGACTGGGACGGGGACTTTAGCTTCAAGGACCAGAACTTCCATGACCTGCCGCACTTCGAGTTGGTAAACGATGGACGATAGGAAGGCCATAGCGGATATAAGGGCACTGCCCGAAGAGATCAGGGAGCACCATGATGGTGTTTCAGATTCAGGGCAAACGCCTGTGGGCTGCGGATGAAATGACTATTGGGACCGCATACACGTTGACCGTGCGGTAGCACATCGGTGGTGCGCTGCGGGACCGCTTGCAGTGCATCCTGGTATATGTCGAAGAGAAGGACCTGGCGGCCACAAGGGACGAGATTTTTCACATGAAGAGCGAACTGAGGAGGCTTGGGCTATGA from Thermodesulfobacteriota bacterium harbors:
- a CDS encoding M15 family metallopeptidase, with product MPEFGTRSRVNLATVHPDLQGLLNEVIKRYDCAVICGHRTEAEQERAFHEGRSKVSWPESWHNQSPSLAVDVIPYPVDWQDMRRFYHFGGYVRSVADRLGVKIRWGGDWDGDFSFKDQNFHDLPHFELVNDGR